One region of Streptomyces sp. NBC_00442 genomic DNA includes:
- a CDS encoding WhiB family transcriptional regulator, protein MGWVTDWSAQAACRTTDPDELFVQGAAQNRAKAVCTGCPVRTECLADALDNRVEFGVWGGMTERERRALLRRRPTVTSWHRLLETARTEYERSTGILSGCAEEESAAYDDYRHSFGEDEAYAAAG, encoded by the coding sequence ATGGGCTGGGTAACCGACTGGAGTGCGCAGGCAGCCTGCCGCACTACCGATCCGGACGAACTGTTTGTACAGGGTGCAGCGCAGAACAGGGCCAAGGCGGTGTGCACCGGTTGCCCGGTGCGGACCGAGTGCTTGGCCGATGCGCTCGACAATCGCGTCGAGTTCGGCGTGTGGGGCGGAATGACGGAACGGGAGCGGCGCGCCCTTCTGCGCAGGCGACCCACCGTCACCTCCTGGCACCGCCTGCTGGAGACCGCGCGCACCGAGTACGAGCGCAGCACGGGCATTCTGTCCGGGTGCGCGGAGGAGGAGTCGGCGGCGTACGACGACTACCGGCATTCCTTCGGAGAAGACGAGGCGTACGCGGCGGCGGGCTGA
- a CDS encoding transglycosylase domain-containing protein, with amino-acid sequence MAMKRSGGGLTGSQQAAKFLGVSVLAGAVLAGIALPAAGALGLAAKGTVEGFDEIPANLKTPPLSQRTTILDNKGGTIAQVYSRDRTVVPLADISPYMQKAIVAIEDSRFYEHGAIDLKGVLRAMNKNATSGGVAQGASTLTQQYVKNVFVEEAGDDPDKVAEATQQTIGRKVKELKYAIQVEEELGKKKILENYLNITFFGQQAYGIEAAAKRYFSKPAKDLTLDESAMLAGIVQSPTRYDPVNDAQEAKKRRNTVLQRMADMKDISQGEADKAKEAPITLQVSKPKNGCITAVDGAGFFCDYVREVFLSDPVFGKTKEERAKLWNQGGLTVQTTLDPQSQKAAQASIKEHVYQKDSVATAVTMVQPGSGKILAMGQSKPYGFGDNETQINFSVNRQMAGSNYGFPTGSTFKPFVAAAAIEQGRPPTQVYSSPNEMDYPSVQTCGKPYVNLNHERVPNESEDEVGPYALNEAMAKSVNTYFIQMVQDIGLCPVMKMADKLGVVQGSGEKLPESPAIALGAKGISPLTMATAYAAFANHGTYCTPIALESIKRADGKSLPVPKSSCSRAMSENTANTISSLLRGVIDSGTGKEAGLKDRDNAGKTGTTDARKNAWFVGYTSNLSAAVWVGSPSQRVEMNNITIGGQFQEQVYGGQVPGPIWRDAMTGALQGQSSAPFTTVNIPASGKQDDASAGAPADNGNDNGGTGGNGNPGKNKNKGKHKPKPGGDNKPPAGHGGQPPNGGISLPPGMIGGDTGAWPQ; translated from the coding sequence ATGGCAATGAAGCGATCGGGCGGAGGCCTGACCGGGTCCCAGCAGGCGGCCAAGTTCCTCGGCGTGAGTGTGTTGGCGGGCGCGGTGCTCGCGGGAATCGCCCTTCCCGCGGCCGGCGCGCTCGGGCTCGCGGCCAAGGGCACGGTCGAGGGGTTCGACGAGATCCCGGCCAATCTGAAGACCCCGCCGCTGAGCCAGCGCACCACGATCCTGGACAACAAGGGCGGCACGATCGCCCAGGTCTACTCGCGCGACCGCACCGTGGTGCCGCTCGCCGACATCTCCCCGTACATGCAGAAGGCGATCGTCGCCATCGAGGACTCGCGCTTCTACGAGCACGGCGCGATCGACCTCAAGGGCGTCCTGCGCGCGATGAACAAGAACGCGACGAGCGGCGGTGTCGCGCAGGGCGCGTCCACCCTCACGCAGCAGTACGTGAAGAACGTCTTCGTCGAGGAGGCCGGTGACGACCCCGACAAGGTCGCCGAGGCCACCCAGCAGACGATCGGCCGCAAGGTCAAGGAGCTGAAGTACGCGATCCAGGTCGAGGAGGAACTCGGCAAGAAGAAGATCCTGGAGAACTACCTCAACATCACGTTCTTCGGGCAGCAGGCATACGGCATCGAGGCCGCGGCCAAGCGGTACTTCTCCAAGCCGGCCAAGGACCTCACGCTCGACGAGTCGGCGATGCTCGCCGGCATCGTGCAGTCGCCGACGCGGTACGACCCCGTCAACGACGCGCAGGAAGCGAAGAAGCGCCGCAACACGGTGCTCCAGCGGATGGCCGACATGAAGGACATCTCGCAGGGCGAGGCCGACAAGGCCAAGGAAGCCCCGATCACGCTGCAGGTGAGCAAGCCGAAGAACGGCTGCATCACGGCCGTCGACGGCGCCGGGTTCTTCTGCGACTACGTGCGCGAGGTGTTCCTCTCCGACCCCGTCTTCGGCAAGACGAAGGAGGAGCGGGCCAAGCTCTGGAACCAGGGCGGGCTCACCGTCCAGACGACGCTCGACCCGCAGAGCCAGAAGGCCGCGCAGGCCTCGATCAAGGAGCACGTCTACCAGAAGGACTCGGTCGCCACCGCGGTGACCATGGTCCAGCCGGGCAGCGGCAAGATCCTGGCGATGGGTCAGTCGAAGCCGTACGGCTTCGGGGACAACGAGACCCAGATCAACTTCTCGGTGAACCGGCAGATGGCCGGCTCCAACTACGGCTTCCCGACGGGTTCGACGTTCAAGCCGTTCGTGGCGGCCGCCGCCATTGAGCAGGGCCGCCCGCCGACGCAGGTCTACTCCTCGCCGAACGAGATGGACTACCCGTCGGTGCAGACGTGCGGCAAGCCGTACGTCAACCTCAACCACGAGCGGGTGCCGAACGAGAGCGAGGACGAGGTCGGTCCGTACGCGCTCAATGAGGCGATGGCCAAGTCGGTCAACACGTACTTCATCCAGATGGTGCAGGACATCGGCCTGTGCCCGGTGATGAAGATGGCCGACAAGCTGGGTGTGGTGCAGGGCAGCGGCGAGAAGCTTCCCGAATCGCCCGCCATCGCCCTCGGCGCCAAGGGCATCTCGCCCCTGACCATGGCGACGGCGTACGCGGCCTTCGCCAACCACGGCACGTACTGCACGCCGATCGCCCTGGAGTCCATCAAGCGGGCGGACGGCAAGTCGCTGCCGGTGCCCAAGTCGTCCTGCAGCAGGGCGATGTCGGAGAACACCGCGAACACCATCAGCTCGCTGCTGCGCGGCGTGATCGACTCCGGTACCGGTAAGGAAGCCGGACTCAAGGACCGGGACAACGCGGGCAAGACCGGTACCACCGACGCCCGCAAGAACGCCTGGTTCGTCGGCTACACCTCGAACCTGTCGGCCGCGGTCTGGGTCGGCAGCCCGTCCCAGCGCGTCGAGATGAACAACATCACGATCGGCGGGCAGTTCCAGGAGCAGGTGTACGGCGGGCAGGTCCCCGGACCCATCTGGCGCGACGCCATGACCGGCGCGCTGCAGGGCCAGAGTTCGGCTCCGTTCACCACCGTCAACATCCCCGCCAGCGGCAAGCAGGACGACGCGTCGGCCGGCGCCCCCGCCGACAACGGCAACGACAACGGGGGCACGGGCGGCAACGGAAACCCGGGCAAGAACAAGAACAAGGGCAAGCACAAGCCGAAGCCGGGCGGCGACAACAAGCCTCCCGCCGGCCACGGCGGCCAGCCGCCGAACGGCGGCATCTCCCTCCCGCCGGGAATGATCGGCGGCGACACGGGAGCCTGGCCTCAGTAG